One Azospirillum sp. B510 genomic window carries:
- a CDS encoding ABC transporter permease, with product MAMATDAKSPGSPSFPLRQLWSRIGPAGLFAPVLALLIALPILAVFVQAAGVSTDLWGHMARTVLPGYILNTVILLGIVGVVTLVTGVACAWTVTMHDFRGRGVLQWLPLLPLAMPAYVLAYTYTDFLQYAGPLQSFLRATFGWRRGDYWFPDIHTAWGAGLVLSSVLYPYVYVLTRAAFLEQSVCVLEASRTLGCTRFGAFRRVALPLARPALVAGVGYALMETLADFGAVRYFGIDTFTVGIYRTWFALGDPAAAAQLAAVLLLLVLALVGLERLSRGKMRFHQTTGRYRALPTQRLSARGTLLAWAVCLTPVLFGFLLPGAVLIRMILRGGTELTLARFTDLTVNTFLLGASGALLVVTVALMVIHGARHDRSGFSTGAARLASLGYATPGTVIAVGILITIGLTRDWTGWPMGAILGTTIAGILYGYLIRFFVVAYGPLESGFAKIGPNLEGAARALGHTPSQVLRRVHLPLLRPSLLSAAMLVFVDITKELPATMILRPFNFDTLAIEAFRMASTERLDDAALPALVIVLVGLAPVIYLSRTIAASRPGHGG from the coding sequence ATGGCGATGGCGACCGACGCGAAGTCCCCCGGCTCCCCGTCCTTCCCTCTCCGCCAGTTGTGGTCCCGTATCGGCCCGGCCGGGCTGTTCGCCCCGGTCCTCGCGCTGCTGATCGCCCTGCCGATCCTCGCCGTCTTCGTCCAGGCGGCCGGCGTCTCCACCGATCTGTGGGGGCATATGGCACGGACGGTGCTTCCCGGCTACATCCTCAACACCGTGATCCTGCTCGGTATCGTCGGGGTGGTCACCCTGGTGACCGGTGTCGCCTGCGCCTGGACCGTCACCATGCACGACTTCCGCGGGCGCGGGGTCCTGCAATGGCTGCCGCTGCTGCCGCTGGCCATGCCGGCCTATGTGCTGGCCTACACCTACACCGATTTTCTGCAATATGCCGGGCCGCTGCAATCCTTCCTGCGCGCCACCTTCGGCTGGCGCCGCGGCGACTACTGGTTCCCCGACATCCATACCGCCTGGGGCGCCGGGCTGGTGCTGTCGTCGGTTCTGTACCCCTACGTCTATGTCCTGACCCGCGCCGCCTTCCTGGAACAGTCGGTCTGCGTGCTGGAGGCCAGCCGGACGCTGGGCTGCACCCGGTTCGGCGCCTTCCGCCGCGTCGCCCTGCCGCTGGCCCGCCCGGCCCTGGTGGCCGGCGTCGGCTATGCCCTGATGGAGACGCTGGCCGACTTCGGCGCCGTGCGCTATTTCGGCATCGACACCTTCACCGTCGGCATCTACCGCACCTGGTTCGCGCTGGGCGATCCGGCGGCGGCGGCGCAGCTCGCCGCCGTGCTGCTGCTGCTGGTGCTGGCACTGGTCGGTCTGGAGCGGCTGTCGCGCGGAAAGATGCGCTTTCACCAGACCACCGGCCGCTATCGCGCCCTGCCCACCCAACGCCTGTCGGCCCGCGGCACCCTGCTGGCCTGGGCGGTCTGCCTGACCCCGGTTCTGTTCGGCTTCCTGCTGCCGGGTGCCGTGCTGATCCGCATGATCCTGCGCGGCGGCACCGAGCTGACGCTCGCCCGCTTCACCGACCTGACGGTCAACACCTTCCTCCTCGGCGCCAGCGGCGCGCTGCTGGTCGTGACGGTGGCCCTGATGGTGATCCATGGCGCACGGCACGACCGCAGCGGATTCTCAACCGGGGCGGCGCGTCTCGCCTCGCTCGGCTATGCCACGCCGGGCACGGTGATCGCGGTGGGCATCCTCATCACCATCGGGCTGACGCGCGACTGGACCGGCTGGCCGATGGGCGCCATCCTCGGCACCACCATCGCCGGCATCCTCTATGGCTACCTGATCCGCTTCTTCGTCGTCGCCTACGGGCCGCTGGAGTCCGGATTCGCCAAGATCGGTCCCAATCTGGAAGGGGCGGCGCGCGCGCTCGGCCATACGCCGTCGCAGGTGCTGCGCCGGGTGCATCTGCCGCTGCTGCGGCCCAGCCTGCTCAGCGCCGCCATGCTGGTCTTCGTCGACATCACCAAGGAACTGCCGGCGACGATGATCCTGCGGCCCTTCAACTTCGACACGCTGGCGATCGAGGCCTTCCGCATGGCCTCGACCGAGCGGCTGGACGATGCCGCCCTGCCCGCCCTGGTGATCGTGCTGGTCGGTCTCGCCCCGGTCATCTATCTCAGCCGG
- the typA gene encoding translational GTPase TypA, translated as MNLRNVAIIAHVDHGKTTLVDQLLKQAGSFRENQQVAERAMDSNDLERERGITILAKCTSVLWNDLRINIVDTPGHADFGGEVERILSMVDGVVLLCDAAEGPLPQTKFVLGKALKLGLRPIVVINKVDRPDGRPHEVHDEVFDLFASLDASNEQLDFPTLFASGRNGWATTDLENGARETLTPLFELIRDHVPAPKVEENLPFSMLATTLEANPYLGRILTGRILTGSVKVNMAVKSMSRDGKLVENARISKVLAFRGLERVPVDEAHAGDIVALAGLTNTTVADTICAPEVTEALAAQPIDPPTLAMTFSVNDSPLAGREGDKVTSRMIRDRLFREAEGNVALRIADTEGGDAFEVAGRGELQLGILIETMRREGYELAISRPRVLFKTDPLNGQRLEPIEEVVVDVDEEFSGTVVQKMSERKADLIEMRPSGGNKTRIVFHAPSRGLIGYQGEFLTDTRGTGIMNRLFHGYAPFKGAIAARRTGVLISNSDGTAVAYALWNLEDRGPMLIDPGVPVYQGMIIGEHTRGNDLEVNVIKGKQLTNIRTTSKDEAVRLTPPIQMTLEKALSYISDDELVEVTPKSIRLRKRYLDPNERKRHSRAAEAS; from the coding sequence ATGAATCTCCGTAACGTCGCCATCATCGCCCACGTCGACCACGGCAAGACCACGCTGGTCGACCAACTCCTCAAGCAGGCCGGCTCGTTCCGCGAGAACCAGCAGGTGGCCGAACGCGCCATGGACTCCAACGACCTGGAGCGCGAGCGCGGCATCACCATCCTGGCCAAGTGCACGTCGGTCCTGTGGAACGACCTGCGCATCAACATCGTCGACACCCCGGGCCACGCCGATTTCGGCGGCGAGGTGGAGCGCATCCTCTCCATGGTCGACGGCGTCGTCCTGCTCTGCGACGCGGCCGAAGGCCCGCTGCCGCAGACGAAGTTCGTGCTGGGCAAGGCGCTGAAGCTCGGCCTGCGCCCCATCGTCGTGATCAACAAGGTGGACCGTCCCGACGGCCGTCCGCACGAGGTGCATGACGAGGTGTTCGACCTGTTCGCCTCGCTCGACGCCTCGAACGAGCAGCTCGACTTCCCGACCCTGTTCGCCTCGGGCCGCAACGGCTGGGCGACCACCGATCTGGAAAACGGCGCCCGCGAGACGCTGACCCCGCTGTTCGAGCTGATCCGCGACCATGTCCCGGCCCCGAAGGTCGAGGAGAACCTGCCCTTCAGCATGCTGGCGACCACGCTGGAGGCGAACCCCTATCTGGGCCGCATCCTGACCGGCCGCATCCTGACCGGCTCGGTCAAGGTCAACATGGCCGTCAAGTCGATGAGCCGCGACGGCAAGCTGGTCGAGAACGCCCGCATCAGCAAGGTGCTGGCCTTCCGCGGCCTGGAGCGCGTTCCGGTGGACGAGGCCCATGCCGGCGACATCGTCGCGCTGGCCGGCCTGACCAACACCACCGTGGCCGACACCATCTGCGCCCCGGAAGTGACCGAGGCGCTGGCCGCCCAGCCGATCGACCCGCCGACCCTGGCGATGACCTTCTCCGTCAACGACAGCCCGCTGGCCGGCCGCGAGGGCGACAAGGTCACCAGCCGCATGATCCGCGACCGCCTGTTCCGCGAGGCCGAAGGCAACGTGGCTCTGCGCATCGCCGACACCGAGGGCGGCGACGCCTTCGAGGTCGCCGGCCGTGGCGAACTGCAACTGGGCATCCTGATCGAGACCATGCGCCGCGAAGGCTATGAGCTGGCGATCAGCCGTCCGCGCGTGCTGTTCAAGACCGACCCGCTGAACGGCCAGCGCCTGGAGCCGATCGAGGAGGTCGTCGTCGACGTCGACGAGGAGTTCTCCGGCACCGTCGTGCAGAAGATGTCGGAGCGCAAGGCCGACCTGATCGAGATGCGTCCGTCGGGCGGCAACAAGACCCGCATCGTCTTCCACGCCCCGTCGCGCGGCCTGATCGGCTACCAGGGCGAGTTCCTGACCGACACCCGCGGCACCGGCATCATGAACCGCCTGTTCCACGGCTACGCCCCGTTCAAGGGCGCCATCGCGGCGCGGCGCACCGGCGTGCTGATCTCCAACAGCGACGGCACCGCGGTGGCCTATGCCCTGTGGAATCTGGAAGACCGCGGCCCGATGCTGATCGATCCGGGCGTTCCGGTCTACCAGGGCATGATCATCGGCGAGCACACCCGCGGCAACGACCTCGAGGTCAATGTCATCAAGGGCAAGCAGCTGACGAACATCCGCACCACCAGCAAGGACGAGGCTGTCCGCCTGACCCCGCCAATCCAGATGACCCTGGAAAAGGCGCTGTCCTACATCTCCGATGACGAGCTGGTGGAAGTGACGCCGAAGTCGATCCGCCTGCGCAAGCGCTACCTCGACCCGAACGAGCGCAAGCGCCACTCGCGCGCCGCCGAAGCCAGCTGA